In Pontiella desulfatans, one DNA window encodes the following:
- a CDS encoding uroporphyrinogen decarboxylase family protein: protein MNGFERYRAMLKGEPVDFVPRTPILMQFAAEHVGSNYAAFAADHRVLVEANATCAKEFGFDQLSCISDPYRETQGYGATVRYVPDGPPRSTHPLEGTKDLSALARPDPRESERMLDRIKAVETYKRNFGGEYSILGWVEGPAAEAADLRNMTPFMIDLLDDEAFACDLMDLCLETAIAFARAQIEAGCDTIGIGDAIASQVDPGTYGNLIQPREKKLVKAIQDAGAFAKLHICGNITHLLPGMADLGVDILDVDHMVDLATVRQTLGGQVALAGNMDPVSVVRNGTPEVIREATLKAYRQAGNPFLVNAGCEIPAGTPAENLRALCEPLAAHP from the coding sequence GTGAACGGATTCGAACGGTACAGGGCCATGCTCAAGGGCGAACCGGTCGACTTTGTTCCACGGACACCGATCCTGATGCAGTTTGCCGCAGAGCATGTTGGCTCCAACTACGCCGCCTTCGCCGCCGACCACCGCGTGCTGGTTGAGGCAAACGCAACATGCGCAAAAGAATTCGGATTCGACCAGCTCAGTTGCATCTCCGATCCCTACCGCGAAACCCAGGGTTATGGCGCAACCGTGCGGTATGTTCCCGACGGCCCGCCCCGCAGCACGCACCCGCTTGAAGGCACGAAGGATCTTTCCGCCCTGGCCCGCCCCGACCCACGGGAATCGGAGCGCATGCTCGACCGGATCAAGGCGGTGGAAACCTACAAACGGAATTTCGGCGGCGAATATTCCATCCTCGGCTGGGTTGAAGGCCCGGCCGCCGAAGCCGCCGACCTGCGGAACATGACGCCGTTCATGATCGACCTGCTCGACGACGAAGCCTTCGCCTGCGACCTGATGGATCTTTGCCTCGAAACCGCCATTGCCTTTGCACGCGCGCAGATCGAGGCGGGGTGCGACACGATAGGCATCGGCGACGCCATCGCCAGCCAGGTCGACCCCGGCACCTATGGAAACCTGATCCAACCGCGCGAGAAGAAGCTCGTTAAAGCCATTCAGGATGCCGGCGCATTCGCCAAACTCCATATCTGCGGGAACATCACCCACCTGCTCCCCGGCATGGCCGACCTCGGCGTGGACATCCTCGATGTCGACCACATGGTCGACCTCGCAACCGTCCGCCAAACCCTGGGCGGCCAGGTGGCCCTTGCCGGCAACATGGATCCGGTTTCCGTGGTGCGCAACGGAACGCCGGAAGTCATTCGCGAAGCAACGCTCAAGGCCTACCGCCAGGCGGGCAATCCCTTCCTCGTTAACGCCGGTTGCGAGATTCCCGCCGGCACCCCCGCAGAAAACCTCAGGGCCTTGTGCGAACCCCTGGCCGCCCACCCCTAG
- a CDS encoding GNAT family N-acetyltransferase, which produces MIIREATTADFEAIWPIVQQVAAAGETYPYPRDLSKAEGERLWMHVPQKTFVAEANGRILGTYYIKPNTGGGGSHVCNCGYMVAPEGRGRGVATALCEHSQRMALELGYKAMQFNLVISTNQVAVRLWNKLGFETVGRLPKAFNHPGHGFVDALVLYKWLAEA; this is translated from the coding sequence ATGATCATCCGGGAAGCCACCACCGCCGATTTCGAGGCCATCTGGCCGATTGTCCAACAGGTCGCCGCCGCCGGCGAAACCTACCCCTATCCGCGCGACCTCTCGAAGGCGGAAGGCGAGCGGCTATGGATGCACGTGCCGCAAAAAACCTTCGTGGCGGAAGCGAACGGGCGAATCCTCGGCACCTACTACATCAAGCCCAACACCGGGGGAGGCGGCAGCCACGTCTGCAACTGCGGCTACATGGTTGCGCCCGAAGGCCGGGGCCGGGGGGTGGCCACGGCCCTGTGCGAACACTCGCAGCGGATGGCGCTCGAACTGGGCTATAAAGCCATGCAATTCAACCTGGTCATTTCAACCAACCAGGTCGCCGTGCGCCTTTGGAACAAGCTGGGCTTCGAGACGGTCGGCCGCCTGCCGAAGGCGTTCAACCATCCAGGGCACGGGTTCGTCGATGCGTTGGTTCTGTACAAGTGGCTGGCCGAGGCATGA